A single Callithrix jacchus isolate 240 chromosome 4, calJac240_pri, whole genome shotgun sequence DNA region contains:
- the LOC144576581 gene encoding patr class I histocompatibility antigen, A-126 alpha chain-like isoform X4, whose product MAPRTLLLLLSAAMALTETWAGSHSLRYFQTAVSRSGSREPHFFAVGYVDDTQFERFDSDAAIPRGEPRTPWMELEGPEYWDLQTRTLKARAQTNQVCLRTLRGYYNQSEAGPDGRLLRGYDKRAYDGKDYLALNEDLRSWTAADRAAQVTQRKFEAAHEAEKMKAYLEGTCVESLRRYLENGKERLQRADPPKTHVAHHPISDQEATLRCWALGFYPAEITLTWQRDGEDQTQDTEFVETRPSGDGTFQKWVAVVVPSGEEQRYTCHVQHEGLLEPLTLRWEPSSQPTIHIMGIIAGLAVLGAVVTGAVVTAVIWRSLSSGSDSTQGSDVSLTTCKA is encoded by the exons ATGGCGCCCCGAaccctcctcctgctgctctctGCGGCCATGGCCCTGACCGAGACGTGGGCGG GCTCCCACTCCTTGAGGTATTTCCAGACCGCCGTGTCCCGGTCCGGCAGCCGGGAGCCCCACTTCTTCGCCGTGGGCTACGTGGACGACACGCAGTTCGAGCGGTTCGACAGCGACGCCGCAATTCCTAGAGGGGAGCCACGGACgccttggatggagctggaggggcCGGAGTATTGGGACCTGCAGACACGGACCCTCAAGGCCCGCGCACAGACAAACCAAGTGTGCCTGCGGACCCTGCGCGGCTACTACAACCAGAGCGAGGCGG GGCCTGATGGGCGCCTCCTCCGCGGGTATGACAAGCGCGCCTACGACGGCAAGGATTATCTCGCCCTGAACGAGGACCTGCGCTCCTGGACGGCGGCGGACAGGGCGGCTCAGGTCACCCAGCGCAAGTTCGAGGCGGCCCATGAGGCGGAGAAAATGAAAGCCTACCTGGAGGGCACCTGCGTGGAGTCGCTCCGCAGATACCTGGAGAACGGGAAGGAGAGGCTGCAGCGTGCAG ACCCCCCAAAGACACACGTGGCCCACCACCCCATCTCTGACCAAGAGGCCACCCTGaggtgctgggccctgggcttcTACCCTGCGGAGATCACATTGACCTGGCAGCGGGATGGGGAGGATCAAACTCAAGACACTGAGTTTGTGGAGACCAGGCCTTCAGGGGATGGAACCTTCCAGAAGtgggtggctgtggtggtgccgTCTGGAGAAGAGCAGAGATACACATGCCATGTGCAGCATGAGGGGCTGctggagcccctcaccctgaGATGGG AGCCATCTTCCCAGCCCACCATCCACATCATGGGCATCATTGCTGGCCTGGCTGTCCTAGGAGCTGTGGTCACTGGAGCTGTGGTCACTGCCGTGATATGGAGGAGTTTGAGCTCAG GCAGTGACAGTACCCAGGGCTCTGATGTGTCTCTCACAACTTGTAAAG CCTGA
- the LOC144576581 gene encoding HLA class I histocompatibility antigen, alpha chain G-like isoform X1 has protein sequence MAPRTLLLLLSAAMALTETWAGSHSLRYFQTAVSRSGSREPHFFAVGYVDDTQFERFDSDAAIPRGEPRTPWMELEGPEYWDLQTRTLKARAQTNQVCLRTLRGYYNQSEAGSHIYQRMYGCDLGPDGRLLRGYDKRAYDGKDYLALNEDLRSWTAADRAAQVTQRKFEAAHEAEKMKAYLEGTCVESLRRYLENGKERLQRADPPKTHVAHHPISDQEATLRCWALGFYPAEITLTWQRDGEDQTQDTEFVETRPSGDGTFQKWVAVVVPSGEEQRYTCHVQHEGLLEPLTLRWEPSSQPTIHIMGIIAGLAVLGAVVTGAVVTAVIWRSLSSGPVFVLPQAVTVPRALMCLSQLVKPETAALCGTEMQDFFTPPLCDL, from the exons ATGGCGCCCCGAaccctcctcctgctgctctctGCGGCCATGGCCCTGACCGAGACGTGGGCGG GCTCCCACTCCTTGAGGTATTTCCAGACCGCCGTGTCCCGGTCCGGCAGCCGGGAGCCCCACTTCTTCGCCGTGGGCTACGTGGACGACACGCAGTTCGAGCGGTTCGACAGCGACGCCGCAATTCCTAGAGGGGAGCCACGGACgccttggatggagctggaggggcCGGAGTATTGGGACCTGCAGACACGGACCCTCAAGGCCCGCGCACAGACAAACCAAGTGTGCCTGCGGACCCTGCGCGGCTACTACAACCAGAGCGAGGCGG GGTCTCACATCTACCAGAGGATGTATGGCTGCGACCTAGGGCCTGATGGGCGCCTCCTCCGCGGGTATGACAAGCGCGCCTACGACGGCAAGGATTATCTCGCCCTGAACGAGGACCTGCGCTCCTGGACGGCGGCGGACAGGGCGGCTCAGGTCACCCAGCGCAAGTTCGAGGCGGCCCATGAGGCGGAGAAAATGAAAGCCTACCTGGAGGGCACCTGCGTGGAGTCGCTCCGCAGATACCTGGAGAACGGGAAGGAGAGGCTGCAGCGTGCAG ACCCCCCAAAGACACACGTGGCCCACCACCCCATCTCTGACCAAGAGGCCACCCTGaggtgctgggccctgggcttcTACCCTGCGGAGATCACATTGACCTGGCAGCGGGATGGGGAGGATCAAACTCAAGACACTGAGTTTGTGGAGACCAGGCCTTCAGGGGATGGAACCTTCCAGAAGtgggtggctgtggtggtgccgTCTGGAGAAGAGCAGAGATACACATGCCATGTGCAGCATGAGGGGCTGctggagcccctcaccctgaGATGGG AGCCATCTTCCCAGCCCACCATCCACATCATGGGCATCATTGCTGGCCTGGCTGTCCTAGGAGCTGTGGTCACTGGAGCTGTGGTCACTGCCGTGATATGGAGGAGTTTGAGCTCAG GTCCTGTTTTTGTTCTACCCCAGGCAGTGACAGTACCCAGGGCTCTGATGTGTCTCTCACAACTTGTAAAG CCTGAGACAGCTGCCTTGTGTGGAACTGAGATGCAAGATTTTTTCACGCCTCCCCTTTGTGACTTGTAG
- the LOC144576581 gene encoding popy Class I histocompatibility antigen, A-1 alpha chain-like isoform X3 yields MAPRTLLLLLSAAMALTETWAGSHSLRYFQTAVSRSGSREPHFFAVGYVDDTQFERFDSDAAIPRGEPRTPWMELEGPEYWDLQTRTLKARAQTNQVCLRTLRGYYNQSEAGSHIYQRMYGCDLGPDGRLLRGYDKRAYDGKDYLALNEDLRSWTAADRAAQVTQRKFEAAHEAEKMKAYLEGTCVESLRRYLENGKERLQRADPPKTHVAHHPISDQEATLRCWALGFYPAEITLTWQRDGEDQTQDTEFVETRPSGDGTFQKWVAVVVPSGEEQRYTCHVQHEGLLEPLTLRWEPSSQPTIHIMGIIAGLAVLGAVVTGAVVTAVIWRSLSSGSDSTQGSDVSLTTCKA; encoded by the exons ATGGCGCCCCGAaccctcctcctgctgctctctGCGGCCATGGCCCTGACCGAGACGTGGGCGG GCTCCCACTCCTTGAGGTATTTCCAGACCGCCGTGTCCCGGTCCGGCAGCCGGGAGCCCCACTTCTTCGCCGTGGGCTACGTGGACGACACGCAGTTCGAGCGGTTCGACAGCGACGCCGCAATTCCTAGAGGGGAGCCACGGACgccttggatggagctggaggggcCGGAGTATTGGGACCTGCAGACACGGACCCTCAAGGCCCGCGCACAGACAAACCAAGTGTGCCTGCGGACCCTGCGCGGCTACTACAACCAGAGCGAGGCGG GGTCTCACATCTACCAGAGGATGTATGGCTGCGACCTAGGGCCTGATGGGCGCCTCCTCCGCGGGTATGACAAGCGCGCCTACGACGGCAAGGATTATCTCGCCCTGAACGAGGACCTGCGCTCCTGGACGGCGGCGGACAGGGCGGCTCAGGTCACCCAGCGCAAGTTCGAGGCGGCCCATGAGGCGGAGAAAATGAAAGCCTACCTGGAGGGCACCTGCGTGGAGTCGCTCCGCAGATACCTGGAGAACGGGAAGGAGAGGCTGCAGCGTGCAG ACCCCCCAAAGACACACGTGGCCCACCACCCCATCTCTGACCAAGAGGCCACCCTGaggtgctgggccctgggcttcTACCCTGCGGAGATCACATTGACCTGGCAGCGGGATGGGGAGGATCAAACTCAAGACACTGAGTTTGTGGAGACCAGGCCTTCAGGGGATGGAACCTTCCAGAAGtgggtggctgtggtggtgccgTCTGGAGAAGAGCAGAGATACACATGCCATGTGCAGCATGAGGGGCTGctggagcccctcaccctgaGATGGG AGCCATCTTCCCAGCCCACCATCCACATCATGGGCATCATTGCTGGCCTGGCTGTCCTAGGAGCTGTGGTCACTGGAGCTGTGGTCACTGCCGTGATATGGAGGAGTTTGAGCTCAG GCAGTGACAGTACCCAGGGCTCTGATGTGTCTCTCACAACTTGTAAAG CCTGA
- the LOC144576581 gene encoding HLA class I histocompatibility antigen, alpha chain G-like isoform X2, with the protein MAPRTLLLLLSAAMALTETWAGSHSLRYFQTAVSRSGSREPHFFAVGYVDDTQFERFDSDAAIPRGEPRTPWMELEGPEYWDLQTRTLKARAQTNQVCLRTLRGYYNQSEAGPDGRLLRGYDKRAYDGKDYLALNEDLRSWTAADRAAQVTQRKFEAAHEAEKMKAYLEGTCVESLRRYLENGKERLQRADPPKTHVAHHPISDQEATLRCWALGFYPAEITLTWQRDGEDQTQDTEFVETRPSGDGTFQKWVAVVVPSGEEQRYTCHVQHEGLLEPLTLRWEPSSQPTIHIMGIIAGLAVLGAVVTGAVVTAVIWRSLSSGPVFVLPQAVTVPRALMCLSQLVKPETAALCGTEMQDFFTPPLCDL; encoded by the exons ATGGCGCCCCGAaccctcctcctgctgctctctGCGGCCATGGCCCTGACCGAGACGTGGGCGG GCTCCCACTCCTTGAGGTATTTCCAGACCGCCGTGTCCCGGTCCGGCAGCCGGGAGCCCCACTTCTTCGCCGTGGGCTACGTGGACGACACGCAGTTCGAGCGGTTCGACAGCGACGCCGCAATTCCTAGAGGGGAGCCACGGACgccttggatggagctggaggggcCGGAGTATTGGGACCTGCAGACACGGACCCTCAAGGCCCGCGCACAGACAAACCAAGTGTGCCTGCGGACCCTGCGCGGCTACTACAACCAGAGCGAGGCGG GGCCTGATGGGCGCCTCCTCCGCGGGTATGACAAGCGCGCCTACGACGGCAAGGATTATCTCGCCCTGAACGAGGACCTGCGCTCCTGGACGGCGGCGGACAGGGCGGCTCAGGTCACCCAGCGCAAGTTCGAGGCGGCCCATGAGGCGGAGAAAATGAAAGCCTACCTGGAGGGCACCTGCGTGGAGTCGCTCCGCAGATACCTGGAGAACGGGAAGGAGAGGCTGCAGCGTGCAG ACCCCCCAAAGACACACGTGGCCCACCACCCCATCTCTGACCAAGAGGCCACCCTGaggtgctgggccctgggcttcTACCCTGCGGAGATCACATTGACCTGGCAGCGGGATGGGGAGGATCAAACTCAAGACACTGAGTTTGTGGAGACCAGGCCTTCAGGGGATGGAACCTTCCAGAAGtgggtggctgtggtggtgccgTCTGGAGAAGAGCAGAGATACACATGCCATGTGCAGCATGAGGGGCTGctggagcccctcaccctgaGATGGG AGCCATCTTCCCAGCCCACCATCCACATCATGGGCATCATTGCTGGCCTGGCTGTCCTAGGAGCTGTGGTCACTGGAGCTGTGGTCACTGCCGTGATATGGAGGAGTTTGAGCTCAG GTCCTGTTTTTGTTCTACCCCAGGCAGTGACAGTACCCAGGGCTCTGATGTGTCTCTCACAACTTGTAAAG CCTGAGACAGCTGCCTTGTGTGGAACTGAGATGCAAGATTTTTTCACGCCTCCCCTTTGTGACTTGTAG